From the genome of Marasmius oreades isolate 03SP1 chromosome 1, whole genome shotgun sequence:
GACGGTGTACTACCTCAGCCTCCTTCCTACGAGTACTTGAACATCAGGCGGAAACCATTCCCCTGGGGCCGCAATTCCTTGTTTTTCAACTCTGAGGTAAAGCCTACACCATTATACGCCAAGCAAGATTACCCTTTCTCACGACTTATCCAGGTTCAAAAGGATATGACAGACGCTTAAACCACACATAGATCTCATCATCTCCTGTCGTTGAATTAAGAGTGAATTCTTGGGACGATACATCATTTTGTTCGAAGTCAACCCTTTTCCTACTTCCGACGATGTGAAGTTGGCGGTCATTCACACAACAAATGCTGCAGTACCTCCAGCGAAGGCATACTATATTACCCCGCCCAGACGGCGGTAGAGCAACGGGTTGCGCCCGAATGTGTGGCGGTTGTGGATTGGCCGGCGAGGCTAACCGCAATCGTTACAACGTTGCCGCCAGCAACTATGCGAGATGAGGAGGGAACATGCTGGACATGTTCTAAGGACACGTGATGCCCCTGGCTGAAGACTCAGAGATGAGCCTGGGGGTAATAATGGTCCGAGCACCAATTGCAGTAGCACTTGCAACGGTGTCGTTCACTGCACTATGAATAGGTGAATGATATGACAACCTTGAGCCTTGGAACAGCATACTTGTTTTCATGTTGAGGGGATGAAGCGCGAGCAAAGATCGTCAACAACTAGGTTGAGGATTCTGGACACAAAGAAGAGATCAACTGTTTTTCTGAGTCGTAACGCAGGGAGACCTTTACTGATAATATACCTTGAGAGTAAATATGTAAGGACTGTCTGGTACCAAGCGCTAAGCGCTAAGCACTGGCACGTGCAATAATTATATCCTCCCGGTGCCTTTCAACTTGGCACCGACGATGCCCCAAGCAATAATCTCTCCATCGGTCCTTGCCAGTGACTTCGGTCAACTGACGGCTGAATGCAAACGAATGATTAAGGATGGTGCAGATTGGCTACACATGGGTATGTTCCGGGGATTCTATCACCTCGTTTCCAACGAAATTCACCCTCCGTGTCCAGATGTCATGGACGGGTATGCTCGAACCAATATTCAACCATCGTATCATGTTCTAACACGTACATTCAAGCCATTTTGTGCCCAATATCACGATGGGTGAGTACTGGTGAATGATCATCTACCTCCGTTGCTCATACTGTACTCACAGGTGCCCCGATTTTGTCTTGTGTCCACAAAAGCGTACCGGGAATTTTCATGGATTGCCATATGATGGTCTCCCAGCCCGAGATAGTATGTTTGTAATGCCATCCATCTTAGCTTTCTCTACTAATCGGTCAACAACTTCCATAGTGGATCAACGACGTCGCTAACGCAGGAGGCGCTTTATATTGTTTTCACATTGAAGCGGCATGTATGttatcttcctcctccatcttgTATAAAACCTTCATTCAAAGACCTCGATCAAGCCGATCCTATATCGCTCATCAAAGCCATTCACGATCGCAAAATGAAAGCTGGTGTGGCCATTTCACCAGATACTCCTTCCCTCGCCATTACGGACGAGATCGGTCATTCTGCCGATATGCTTCTAGTTATGACGGTTTATCCCGGTCAGTTATTCAAAGTTTCCGCGCGTTGACCGTCCAAGTTTAACATACATTCCCTAGGCcgcggaggccaaaagttccTCGAGCGTTGTGTTCCCAAAGTCGCTGAACTCCGGGCTAGATTCCCTGAAAAAGATATCGAAGTAGATGGTGGCGTCGGCCCCAAGACTATTGACGTCTGTGCTCAAGCCGGTGCGTAACGCGCAGTCTTGCGCGCTACGTTTTACTTCTCTAATCCTCCGCGACAGGAAGTAACGTCATCGTTGCTGGAACAGCCATCTTCGGTGCAGATGATCCAAAAGCGGTCATCAAGACACTGAGAGGCACCGTGAACACCGCTCAAGATAAGCTACGCCCCTGATTGTAATCCGCAGAAGATGTCAAGTAGAACCGACGTTAGCTGTATATTACTCTCCAATAGAATACAGAGGATAGGATAAAATTATACGTATGTAAGGCGTCCGGATCGTGATCACCATTTTAACCATTCTCCATACATGTTGGGTCGTTCGCCACGTATGTAGGACTCGAATGTTCTTTTCAAAACCGCCGACCAGTCAAGGTCTCTGAGGTCTAAATTTTCCTGGTCGCTAGTGCCGCTACGAGCCTTCCGTTCACCTTCTTCGAAACGAGGGCCCAGGTCTGGCCAATTGCGAGTAGGATCGAACGGCTTCCACCTGAAGTTCGTCATCAGCACGACTAGAGCGTCCTAGAAGCGAGATAGTTTATTACCAGAAATTGTGGTAGTGATACGCATACGCCCCCTTAAAGAAGCCATCAAACCCTAATGCAAGTGGACCGGCATTTTCAGATTCAGGTGTGTCGAAGAATTCACGGAAGCTAGGAAAATGAATACTCAGTTCAAGTATGGAACTTGTTCCATTCAAACACCTACTGTGTGAAGTAGGGCTGGGGAGGGCGACGTCGTTGATAATGGTCTGTGTTCAGCCATGCTGGATCGAAGAGTGCATCCGGGATGGAGTACAGCAGGTCTCTCGAGTAAGCATCCCTCAGGTACTGAGTAATCGTTTCAGGATGGAGATCCAGATCGTGCTTGATGGCGGTTCGTAGAAGGAAAGTTCCTAACGCCGATCCCTTGCTCATATGGAGCACTGCTGTATTATACCTACTCATGCCCGACCAAGCATAAGCGAATGCACCTTTCCAACCCCATAACTCCTCCCAGTCGCGTAAGAATAGGATATCCATGTCCAAATAAATGCCGCCGTACCGATGGCAAAGCACGAACCGTACCAGATCCGATAAGACGACCGACAACTTGTCATATGTGTCCTTCGACACAGATTCCCCCTTTTGCGCCCCATCTCCATCGTGTTTGGCCTTTACCACGACTCCATTCGACTCGAAGAGCGAGTTCAAACTTCTCCACTCGTTTCTAATCTCTTCTAAGCTATCGAGCTGATCTGTAGTATCCCAGAGCTTGAAGTGTATGACATCACGGAATCGTGGGTGCAAGAAGGGTGAAACCCATGGGCTGGATTTAACCAATTCCAGCATCGCTTCAGCCGTGCTTGCACCATGTACAGAGTCGGCTGGTCCCGGATTGACCCACAGCCATAGCTGGGGTCGGCAAGTGGCTTTTTCCGTTGGATAGACATCAACATGGAGACCGGTGTTTTGGGTATATAGAAACGAGATAATGGCGAGATACGGTTTATCCGTGAAAGGACCGGTCCAGAACATGTGGAATATACGGTGATGGTCGGGATCACACGGTGATTCGAGATCAGCAGAAGTGCGATAGCGCATAGGTTCGGGCAAGCGAATGAGGGGGGTGTCTGAGTTCCTCGAGACATACGGCGAGCTGTCATTCGTAATTGCTTCGCCGAGTATAACCCCATCATTAAACCTCGAGTGTTTATTTTGTAAACGGTCCGTTTCCAGGTAGATGTATTTCCAGTCGTCCATACTAACACGTCGTAATCGTCCGTAATCCAGTCCTGCTCCCACACGGAGGACCTCAAGACAATCACGGACATACTGAGGACAGGAGTAAGAACGACGACTTTGCGCCTTTAAAGTCTCGGGCACACCTTTTTATGATGGTAGTCACAGTGGTGCTTGACCACATCTAAATCTATCACGCTCCCTGGGACAGGCCGTGGAGGGTAGGCAATATTATGTTCCTGCCGCTGCATATCCAGATACAACCGTTTAGAACCCACTCCATTGGTGATGGTGACGATGGGTTTGGATGACGGAGGTTGTGCTTTCCACCTATCGTTTTTTGGAGGTAAGGCAGGGTTATCTACAATTTGCGTCAATCCAATTTCTTCAGGGACTGTAAAGGAACTGATTAGTGAAATTTATAGTGTTTGAGATGAACTCTAACGAGTACTAACTCTCCTTCCTGGACGGATAGTGGCCACTAACAATCTCCCATTGCCACATCTTTTGGATATCCTCCCGCTGGTACACCAGAGTTGATCGTGAGCCGAGGAAAGAAGGCTTCCAGTGCCATGATTCAACTGAAGCTGTCGAATGCAGCAACTTGAAAGACAGGAGAATGAGAATGGTAAGGGAGAAACAGAGAAATAGGTTTGTCCTTTTACGACCAAAACGAGCCAGCGTCAGCTGATATGGAGGGCGCACGTTGTTGAGGAACCATATCGACACAGTTCGAACGAAAGGGAACGACAATGCGAAAGTTGTCCACTTCGAACGTCTTTCGCGGTAAGGGGACATAAAAAAGCAGAAGCGGTCAAAGTCTAGTACGTTATAATTATATACCGTCCGTCACTTCGTGATGAACAGCACACCACAGCCTCGGAGCTTACGTCGTGGGATTGTGAGAAAGAGAAATCTATACGTTGTACTGAGCTATGTACAAAAATACCCTTTTATTTTCCTGCAAGTACTCTCTGAATTCTAAGCTCCGAGTGGTTGCAGTTCAAAGTCGGCAGGTTCCGTCGGTACACTCAAGATACGCAAGGTGTTTGTGTGTCCCAGACCACCCTTCCACCCTTGAACAGCAATGATAGTCGAACCTTTGGAGACAAtgttcaaatccaaagcACTCCGCAAACCGAATCGAATTCGGTTGTCAACCTGAGCAAAGAAGGATTATAGCAATTAGTCATGAGCGGGCACTAAAACTCACATCCTTCTGCCATTGGTGGCTAGCAATGCCTCGGGCCTCAGGATACCAGAATGGATAGCAACCACGGTGCAAGTGAATCTGACGGGCTGTCTGTTGATTGCGGGTGACTGAAGCGAAAGGAAAAAACAATCATCAACAGTTCAGAGTGGAGTGATCGAAGAATGCTTACCCGTCAAGATAGGAACTTTCGGGCGATACTTGGAAATAAGACGAGCAGTGTTGCCGCTAGTTGAGAGCACCAGAATAGCAGTAGCACCTTGCTCTGAAGCGGCGGCGACGGCTGCGATAGCAACAGTCTCTGCGGTTTCGGTAGGGCGTGGTTGGATGGCACGGATCTCATCGTAAAGTGGCGGGTAACAAATGGCATGTTCCGCGAGCAAGCAGGTTTCAGCCATCATGAGGACTAAGTGGGCGTGGTAAGAAGGTGGTTTCTGAGATGTATGATCACAGAATGCGTACCGGATTGGATAGGATACGCTCCTTTAGCGGTCTCTCCAGATAACATGACACAGTCAGCGCCATCAAGAACAGCGTTTGCGACATCGCTAACTTCAGCACGGGTCGGCCTGGGGTTATACTGTAAAACAGCTGAGCAAGTCAATATCCAGACATAAGTCAGGGATCCATACCGTCATGGACTGCGCGGAAAGAATTTGTCAGTGCAGCCAGCTTTCGCAAGTAATAGCTTACGAACCTCGAGCATTTGAGTAGCAACGATGACGGGCTTTCCAACGATGTTGCACTTGGCAATCATCATCTTTTGTGCAAGAAAAACTTGACTAGCAGGGATTTCAATAC
Proteins encoded in this window:
- a CDS encoding uncharacterized protein (BUSCO:EOG092644Z6); its protein translation is MPQAIISPSVLASDFGQLTAECKRMIKDGADWLHMGMFRGFYHLVSNEIHPPCPDVMDGHFVPNITMGAPILSCVHKSVPGIFMDCHMMVSQPEIWINDVANAGGALYCFHIEAASDPISLIKAIHDRKMKAGVAISPDTPSLAITDEIGHSADMLLVMTVYPGRGGQKFLERCVPKVAELRARFPEKDIEVDGGVGPKTIDVCAQAGSNVIVAGTAIFGADDPKAVIKTLRGTVNTAQDKLRP